The genomic DNA CCGCGACCACCCGTTCTGCGCCGCATCTTGTGACATGGAACGCTCCAATAGTTGATCACCCCCGAAGGCGTGGTTCTCCAGCGTCTTGACGACCGCGCCGGCGTCGTCGGTGCCCGCCCGCTGGACGGCCTGGAGATACTGCATGGCGGCCGAGTAGTTGGCGGCGTGCGCGAAGGTGGGCCGGGCGCCGGTCCGCTGCTTGAACTTGTCCGCCCAGGCGCGGTTCTCCGGCGACCCGTTCCAGTACCAGGCGTCGGTGAATTCGGGAAGCTCGACGCGGGCATCTTCGACGCCGCCCAGTCCTCACGCGCGCTCGGCCGTACGGTCAGGCGCGGCAACCTGCTCGTCGCGTCCGTGGACGTCGGCGCCGAGCCGCTCTGCACGCTGGTGCTGCGCGCCGAGGACCAGGTCGCGGACACCGACCAGCGCATCCTGGAACGGGCGGCGCTGGTCACCGCGCTGCTGCTGCTGTTCCGGCGGAGCGTCGCCGAGGCCGAGGGGCGGGTCAGGGGCGAACTGCTCGACGACCTGATCTCCCGGCCGATCGGCGACCCCGAGGCGCTGGCCGAGCGGGCCCGCAGAGTCGGCGTCGACCTGGACGCCCCGCACATCGTCGTCGTGGCCAGGCACGGCGGCCACCGCGACCGCGCCTCGTTCTGGGCCTCCTCGCAGGCCACCCTCGCGCACGGGCTGGCGGACGGCCGGGGCGAGGAGACCGTGCTGCTGCTCCCCGGCGAGGCGGCGGGCCCGCTGGCGCGCAAGGTCGCCGCCGAACTGACCATCTCGCTGGGCACCACCGCCACGGTGGGCGCCAGCGGCCCGGTGCGCGGCCCCGCCGGGGTCGCCGCCGCCCACCGCGAGGCGCAACGCTGCGCCGACGCCCTCGCCGCGCTCGGCCGGACCGGCGACGGCGCGAGCGCGGCCGAGCTGGGTTTCGTCGGCCTCCTCGTCGGCGACGGGCGCGACGTCGGCGGCTTCCTCGGCGCGACCCTCGGCCCCGTCCTCGACTACGACACCCGGCGCGGCACCGCCCTGGTGCACACCCTGCGCGCCTACTTCGGCTCGGGCGGCTCACTCTCCCGTACGGCGGAGTCCCTGCACATCCACGTCAACACGGTCACCCAGCGGCTCGACCGCGTCGGCCAGCTCCTGGGCGCCGACTGGCAGGACCCCGACCGCGCCCTGGAGATCCAGCTCGCCCTCCGCCTCAACCAGCTCTCCCACGACTGAGGACGGCGCCGTACGGGCCGCGGCGAGCCGACGCGGCGTACCGGCGAGGGCGCCCTCCACGGCACCGTCACGGCCGAGCGGCTCCGGCAGTCGTCAGAAGACCGCACCGGCGTCACGTACAACCTGCCGATTACGCGGGGTATTTGGACATTCAGTGGGCTCTTTGTCATCGTCGTCCGTGACCGGGAGAGTGCGTCCGGTGATCTGCCGCGAGCTCCCGGCAGAATGTCACTGGCAGTGGAAACATCTGTCAAATGACGACGGTTAACATCCATCGACAGGAATATCGCCCATGTACTTGGGGAACTCGATGATGTTATTCCACCGTGTGGCCGAGTTAGAGGTTCTACGGAATGCCATCGGGCGCCTGCGGTCCGGAACCGGCGGTGTGGTCATGGTGGACGGTGAGCCGGGAATCGGCAAGTCATCGCTCCTGACCGCTGCCGCCGCCGCCGGCCATGAGTCGGGATGTACGGTGCTGCGTGGCACGGCGGAACAGGACATCTACCCGCTGCCACTGCGGCTGCTGTTCGACTGCCTGGAGATCACCGAACGCTCCCCGGATCCCCGCCGCGCGGGGATCGTGAAGTTCGTACAGGAGCGGCGGCCCGAGGTCTTTCTCGGCGACGCCGCACCCGCCGCGGTCTCCGAGATGCTCCTCACACTCGTCGACGAACTGTGCGTGGGCTCGCCGACGATGATGGTGCTCGATGACGTGCAGTGGGCGGACGGCGCGTCGCTCGACGTGTGCCGCCGGCTGGCGGCGACCGCCGCGCACCTGCCGTTGCTGCTGGTGCTGTCGTGCCGCCCGGTTCCGCACCGGTCGGGCCCAGGCCGCCTGCTCGCGGCGCTGCGCGGCCGCGACACGATATCGATCAGCTTGGGGCCGCTCGACCAGAACGCGGTCCACGACCTGGTGTCCGAGGTGGCCGGGGCGCCGCCGGGCCCCGGGCTGGTCGAGCTGGTCGCTCAGGCGATGGGCAACCCGCTTTACGTGCGGGAGCTGGTCGAATCCCTGGTGCGCGAGAACATGCTGACGATCGGCACCTGCGCCGAGCTCCGCCAGACCTCGACGAGCACCGTCTCGAAGTCGCTCGCCGCGGCGCTGGACAGGCGGCTGAGCTTCGTCCCGGCCGGCGGGCTGGAGATGCTCCGGATGGCCGCGTTGCTCGGCGGGGAGTTCGCCGTGACCGAGGTGGCGGTGCTGCTGGGCCGGTCCACCATCGACATCGCAGGCGATCTTCAGGAGGCGATGGCGGCCGGGATCCTGGTCGAAGCCGGTAATCACATGAGGTTCCGGCATCCGCTGATCCGCCAGGCGCTCTACGACGGCATGCCGACGGCGCTGCGCGTAGCGCTGCACCGGGACGCGGCCCGGGCGCTGGACGGCATCGGGGTCGAGCCCCAGCGACTGGCGCAGCACCTGCTGGCGGCTGGCCCAACAGGTGACCGTTGGACCCGGCGCTGGCTCGTCGGCGCCGCCCCGGTGCTGGCGGTACGAGCGCCGCAGATCGCGGCCGAACTGCTGCGCAGCGAGTTGGACCACCAGGTGGCCGACGCGCGTGACGTGGGCACGTTGAGCGAGGCGCTGGCCCAGATCCTGCTCGGGATGGGTGAGCACGAGCAGGCCGCGACGCGCGCCCGGCAGGCCCTCGCGGTGCTGACCGAGCCGGGCGACCGGGGGCGGATGCACTGGCTGCTGGCCCGTGCGCTGTTCAGCGGCGGTCACAACGATGCCGCGGAGACCGCCCTGGAGCAGGCGTTACGGCACGCCGACCTGCCCGACCCCTGGCGTGCCCGGCTACTCGCCTCCCTGGCGATGTTCCAGCGGGCGGGGTCGGGCGCGCTGGACGCCGCCGACGCCAGCGCAGGCAAGGCGCTGGAGATCGGCGAGGCCACGGGGGACACGTTCGTCACCGCGTACGCGCTCACCGACCTGTGGATCAACCACTCGGTACGCCGCCACCACCTGTCCGCGCTGGAATGCGTGGACCGTGCGCTGGAGACCCTGAGCGACACGAGCGACCACGCGGACCTGCGGGCGTACGCACTGCACGGCCGGATCTTCACGTTGCAGAACCTGGACCGCTGGTCGGACGCCGAGGCGGCGCTGCACTCCGCGCGGCGGTTCCTGCTCGACACCGCCCGATCCGACGACACGATGTCCAGCGTCACCGCCGCCGTGCTCATGTTCTGGCTGGGCCGTTGGGACGACGCCCTGGCCGAACTCAACTCGGTCGATCGGCGCGACCCCGCGATGACGTACGGCGGCCTGCGCGAGCACAGCCCCGGCTCGCTGTGGCACGGCGTGGCCGCGCTCATCGCCACCCGCCGCGACGAACACGCCACCGCCCGCGCGCACCTGCGCGCCGGCCTGCGCCGGCCGGCGGTCACCGTCGCCGACCGCGAGAACACCGACTTCCTGCGATTCGCCCAGGCGATCATCGCCGAACAGGACGGTGACCAGCACCTGGCGCTGTCCCACCTCGCCGACCTGCTCGACCGCCGACCCGGCGAGATGACGCTGATCCACCAGTGGTCACCCGCCATCGTCCGGCTCGCGCTCGCCGTGGACGACCGGCCGGCCGCCGCGGCGGCACTGGCGGCGTGCCGGGCTGAGGCGGCCGCCGAGCAGACGCCGGCCCGCGCGGCCGCGGCCGCCGACTGGTGCCGGGGCCTGTACGAGAGCGATCCGGAGCCGTTGCGATCCGCGGTGGAGCACTACCGCGCCACGGGGGTGCCCGTGGACCTGGCCGGCGCGCTGGAGGACCTGGCGGCCGTCCTCGCCGAATGCGACGACCCCGCCGGTTGCCGGCAGGCCATGGACGAGGCAATCACCTTGTACGGGGGATTCGGCGCGGTCCGGGACATCCGCCGCGCCCAGGCACGCCTACGCCGGTACGGCATCCGCCGCGGCGTCCAAGGCTCCCGGCCCAAGCGGCCCGCGCACGGCTGGGACGCCCTGACCCCGACCGAGCACAAGGTCGCTCTGCTGGTCGCGTCCGGCCGGTCCACGCCCGAGATCGCGCAGAGCATGTTCCTCACCAGGCGTACCGCGCAGACCCACATCTCGCGCATCCTCGCCAAGCTCGGCCTGCGCAGCCGGGTGGCGATCGCCCGGGCGGCGATCGACCGGGAACCCAACGCCGTTACTTGACAGATGTCTCCCGGGACGCGGCTCTCCAGACTTGGACGGATGGCCGTGTCATCCCTGAGGAGAGCTTGTGAGAGGTCTGTTACGCACCCCCATCCGGCTGGTCGCTCGGGCTATGGTGGTGATCCTGGGCGCCGGCGTCGGGCTGGTGGTCGCCACGTCGCCCGCGTGGGCCGAGCCGCCGCCCCTCGAGATCAAGCAGAACGCCAGTGCGGCAAATCTGAGATTCCAGCCCGCCCTGGACTATGACGGAGACGGCTGCTACCCGTCGGTGGCCATCGGCAGCAACGGCGAGCTGGCCCAGGGCCTGGAGACCACCGGGGCGCTCAACGGCTCGTGCCGCGATGAGTCGGACCTGGAGAACAGCAACATCTACGCGCGTTCCCGTTGCAACTCCAACGGGTGGTGCGCCCACATGTACGGTCTGTACTTCCAGAAGGACCAGACCACAGAGCTCGGCTGCTCCGTCTGCGGACACCGCCACGACTGGGAACACATCGTGGTCTGGACCAAGGACAACCAGGTCCAGTACGTCGGAGCCTCCGCCCACGGCAAATACGACATCAAACCGGCCTCCGAGGTCGTGTTCGAGAACGGCACCCACGCGAAGATCGTCTATCACAAGGACGGCGGGTTCACGCACGCCTTCCGCTTCGCCGACGCCCAGCAGCCGCTGAACAACCACTGGGGAATATGGCATTTCCCCGACCTGATCAGCTGGGAGGGCTACCCGACCACCGCGCTGCGCGACAAGCTCACCGCACACGATTTCGGCTCCGCAACCTTGGCGCTCAAGGACTCCGCGTTCGTGGGGGATCTCGACAAGGCTCGCCCTGTCGACTCCAGCATTGAGTGCGACACTTCGATCCCTCCCATCTGTCGCGAGGTCAAAACCCCCACGTTCGAGTTCAACACCTCCGTGCACACCCTCCCCGCTGGGATGCCGGACCCCAACGAGCCGCTGGACCTCTCGGCCCCGACCGTGCCCGGCAACCTCCGCTGGACCGCTGTCACCTCCGACAGCGTCTCCCTGGCCTGGGACGCCTCCACCGACAACATCGGCGTCCTCGCCTACGTGATCTACCGGAACGGCACCCGCGTCGGCAGCGTCAACGGCACCACCTACGCCGACAGGGCCCGGCCCCCGAACACCACCTACACCTACACCGTCCGCGCCGTCGACGCCGCCGACAACAGCTCCGCCGCCGGCAACGCCGTCACGGTGACCACGGACGGCCTGGGCGAGACGTCCGCCGGTGTCCCCGTCGACAACAGCCCCGACGACCGTGCGGCCAAGCCTTCAGTGTCGGTCCCGCACACCCAGTGCCGCCCAGAGGGGATGGCCGCGACCCGTGGCGTGGACGCGCCGTACTGCAAGGTGTACGACGCCGCCGGCCGCGAATGGCTGGGCGGACGCGACAAGCGGGTGGTCGGCTACTTCACCGGCTGGCGCACCGGCGAGAACGACGAGCCGCGATACCTGGTGCCGAACATTCCGTGGTCCAAGGTTAGCCACATCAACTACGCCTTCGCGAAGGTGGAGAACAACAGGATCTCCGTCGGCGACCCCGCCGATCCGAAGAACCCGGCCACCGGGATGACCTGGCCCTACACCAGCGGTGCCGCGCCCGATCCGACTCTGGCGTACAAGGGGCACTTCAACCTGCTGGCGACGCACAAGAAGAGGCACCCGCAGGTCAAAACGCTGATCTCGGTGGGCGGCTGGGCCGACACGCGGAACTTCTACGCGATGGCCACCAACGCCGACGGCAGCGTGAACCAGGCCGGCATCAACGCCTTCGCCGACTCGGTCGTCGAATTCCTCGATCGCTACAAGGCGGCGTTCGACGGCGTGGACATCGACTATGAATACCCGAGCGCGCTGCCCAAGGCCGGCAACCCCGCCGACTGGGCGCTCGCGGACCCGCGCCGCAAGGGCCTGCAGAAGGGCTACAACGCCCTGATGAAGACGCTGCGCGAGAAGCTGGACCTGGCCGGCGCGAGCCGGGGCCGCTACTACCTGCTCACCTCCGCGGCCTCCGCCTCGGGCTATCTGGTACGCGGCTTCGACGCCGGCGACGCCCTGAAATATCAGGACTTCATCAACCTGATGACCTACGACCTGCACGGCTCGTGGAACCACTTCGTCGGCCCGCAGGCCCCGTTGTACGACGACGGGAAGGACGTCGAACTGAAGAGCGCTCAGGTCTACTCGACCAAGGAGTACGACCAGACCGGCTACTTCAACATCGACTGGGCCTATCACTACTACCGCGGCGTGCTGCCGCCGGGCCGAATCAACATCGGCATCCCGTACTACACCCGCGGCTGGCAGAACGTGTCCGGCGGCACCGACGGCCTGTGGGGCACCTCGGCTCTGCCGGACCAGGGACAGTGCCAGCCCGGCACCGGCCCAGGCGCCGGTGCGGCCACCCCCCAGCCCTGCGGCAACGGCGCGGTCGGCATCGACAACGTCTGGCACGACCTGGGCAGGATCGGGAGCGAGGTGCCGTCAGGATCCAACCCGATGTGGCACGCGAAGAACCTTCAGCAAGGCGTGACACCGGGCTACCTGAGCGCGTACACCGACCCCGCCGCCGAGGTGGGCAAGATGAAGGGCTCGTACGCGGAGAAGTTCGACAGCACGCTGAAAGCCTCGTGGCTGTGGAACGCGGACAAGAAGGTGTTCCTGTCCACCGAGAACAACGCATCGATCGACGCCAAGATCGATTACGTCAAGCAGAACAAGCTCGGCGGCGTCATGATCTGGGAACTCGCGGGCGACTACACCCAACGGGGTAACGGCGAGTTCGGCATGGGCTACGACATCACCACCCGTCTCGACAACGGTCTTCGCGGTTCCGGCGGATACCAGACCGCTCGTGCCGGCGCGACGCCGTTGCCCGGCAACGTGGTCGATGTGAAGGCCGAACTGGTGAACTATCCCACCGGGCCGGACCCGGCGTTCCCCACGGACGACCCCTTCTACCCGATGCGCCCCACGTTGCGCATCACCAACAACACCAGCGTCAAGCTGCCGTACGGGACCCAGATCGCCTTCGACATCCCCACGTCCGCGCCGCCGCTCCTGAAGGACGCCAACTACCAGGAATTCGGAAACAATCTCGTCATCGCCAAGGGACGTAGCGGCGCCAACGTCGGCGGGCTGAAGGCCGACTTCCATCGCGTGACCGTCACGATCGGCTACTGCGAGGACGTCGCGCCCGGCGCCAGCCGGGACATCGTCCTGCGCCACTACCTGCCGCTCACCGGCCCTGCCAACGTCACCGTCAAGATCGGCGCCAACACCTACGGCTCCACCCAGAACGATCAGAAGGGCGCCACCACGGTCACCCCGGTGGCCGGCGGCGGGATCGCCTGCCAGGCCGAACAGTGGCAGCCACACCCCTACAACCCGCACGGCACCTTCGCCTTCGAGAAGGACGGCACCAGCTGGCGGATCGTGGACTGGGTCGGCGGCAACGTCCTGGACCACCCCGCCACCTGGCAGGTCGCCCACCTGTACAAGAACGTGCCCGGCAACCTGAACCAGGTCTGGACCGTCGACGAGGACGGCGGCCCCGGCTGGTACCGCATCAAGAGCCGCGGCAAGTGCCTTCAGAACGACGGAATACTTAAGCAGCTCAGCGTGCACGACTGCGCCGGGCAGCCGTACCAGTGGTGGGGGCTGCAGCGCACCGACAACGGCAGCCGGGTCACCGGCGCCCCCGTCCCCGGCACCGGCTACCACCTGGTGGGCTTCGCCGACACCTCCTACCAGGTCCACTCCATCGTCGAGGGCAAGAACAGCGGCAACGTATCCGGCATGGCAGTCGTCGCCGGCGCCCCCGACGGCAGCACCGCGAGCACCGTCATCTGGAACAACTTCCTCTGGCGCGCCAACTGGTGGACCACCACCACTGACGAACCGGGTAAAAGCGCTGCCTGGACGAAACTCGGCCCGGCCGCGCAAACAGTGAGCACGCGTTCAGGCGTTGACAAGCTGCTCTCCGCACCGCAGGCCACCGCTACAACCCAGGCGCCCGTACCTTCCGACGCACCAACCGGTCCTCCCGAAGGACTCAAACTCGGCCCGATCAAGATCATCAACCCGGAGACCAAGCCCACCCTGCCCACGCCCAAAGCACCCTAGAACCCCCAACGCCCGGCCCGTCGCCCTTCAAGAGGGCACCGGGCCGGGCGCCCCATGACATTCAAGAGCAGCCCTGCCCACACTCGTCCGGACCAGTCGGCGCGGGATTTCCCGAGGATCCGGCACGCGTGCTGCGTGCCGACGGCGGCTTCCATGCCGGGGAAATACTCATCGAGGGCCTGGTTCAGCTCTCGTCGGAGTCCGCGCTGCTTGAGATGTTTTCCAGCAGCGCGAATGCTTTTCCCGCGATATCGAGTGCGGTCCTGGTCTTTCCGAGTTCACCGGCGAGCTTGTCGTTTCGCACCGCGAGTTTGGCCGCGTCCGCCTTGAGTTTCCTGTTCTCGGCCCGCAGCCGGGCCAGCTCCTCCGATTCGGCGTCCTTTTTCGGTTTGCCGGTTGATGCGGCCAGGGTTCCGGTGTTCTGCTGCTTGCGCCAGTGCTCGATATGCGAGTGGTACAGCTTCTCGCTGCGCAGCAGGGCACCGCGTTCGGGGCTGCCGTCGGGCAGGGCGTCGTAAGCGGCCAGGATCTGTGTCTTGTAGGCCGCGGTGAACGTCCGGCGCACCGGCCGGCTCGGCCGCTTGTCGGTCACGTGCCCATTTTGCCCCGTCATGGCGGCCTGGTCAGCGAAGGTCATCGTCACTGTCTTGGGGTCCTGTCTCGCCCTGCTTCACATCAAAAGGACTCATACGCCCCATGTCTCACAGGAGTCTGACAGAGAGGGACCCGTCACTCTCGATGTCCCCGTCCGCGCGGCACAGATCCAAACGGCCAGGCACTGACACGGCCGGCCCGTTTCACACCGAAAGCACCATCGGATCGGCGCGCCGCCGCTCGGGGCGTGGCAGGCGGTCAGCCTCTGCCGGACAGGGCCCCGTGGGCGACGGCCTGGCGTTCGGCCTCCAGGCGTTCTGCGGTCTCTCGTTCGGCCAGTGCTTTCCTGTCGTAGACGGCGCGAGCGGCCGCGATGGCGTTCTGGTGCTCCTCGGTCCAGACGACCAGGGCGCTGATGGTGCTGTGCAGGGTCGCACCCATCGGGGTCAGCTCGTAGTCCACACGTGGCGGGACGGTGGGGTGCACGGTCCGGCTCACCAGCCCGTCGCGTTCCAGATGCCGCAGCGTACGGGTCAGCATGCGCTGGCTGACCCCATCGATCGCGCGGCTCAGCTCGCTGAAGCGCAGGCTCCGCTTGTCGAGCAGCGCGATGACCAGAAGCGACCACTTGTCGGCGATGCGGTCGAGAATGTGCCGCACCTCACACTCCGCGCGCTGGTCCCACTGGAGAACGTCCTCGTCGATGCCGGTATCCCCGCAGTAACCGAGGGACCTGAAAGTGCCGTCTTCCATGGTCATCGATAGTGCCCGACGATGCTGTCACTTACAAGAAGGAACCAAGAGACATTTGGGAACCGTCTCCGGATCGGTTCCCCGATGCAGAGGGGCTGGATTCTGATGTCGAATTCCGTCAACGGGCCCGCACGCATGACAGGGCGGGCGTGGGGCGTGTTGCTGGTGTTGTGCGGCGCGATCTTCCTGGAGGGGATCGACGTGGCGATGCTGAACGTGGCGCTGCCGTCGATCCGCGCCGACCTGGGGTTGTCCACCGGGATGCTCAGCGGCGTGGTCAGCGCCTACGTCCTCGGTTACGGCGGGTTCATGTTGCTGGGCGGTCGCGCCGCCGACCTGCTGGGGCACCGGCGGATGTTCGTGGCGTGGCTGAGTGTCTTCCTGCTCTTCTCCGGGCTCGGCGGGTTCGCCACCGAAGGCTGGATGTTGCTGGCCGCGCGCTTCGTCACAGGAGTGGCGGCCGCGTTCATGGCGCCGGCCGGGCTGGCGCTGGTCACCTCCACCTTCCCCGAGGGCCGCGTACGCACCAAGGCGCTGGGCGTGTACGCGGGGACGGCGGCGGGCGGGTTCTCGCTCGGGCTGGTCGCGGGCGGCGTGCTCACCTCGTTCGGCTGGCGGTGGGTGTTCTTCGCGCCGGTCATCCTGTCCGCACTGATCCTGGTGGCGGCGCTGGCCCTGCTGCGCGACACCGGCGGCGAGCGGGCTCGGGGCGGCTTCGACCTGGCGGGGTCGCTGTCCATCACCGGTGCCATGTTGCTCCTGGTGTACGGCGTGGTCCGGTTGGAGCACCCCGGTGACGGGCCCCTCCTGACCGTTGCGACGTTCGTCGCGGGGCTGGCGCTGCTCGGACTGTTCGTCGCGGTCGAGCGGCGGTCGTCGTCGCCGCTGGTGCGGCTGGGCATCCTGCGCAACGCGTCGCTCGTGCGCGTCAACGTGGCGGCGCTGCTGTTCCTGGTGGCGTTCGCCGGCTTCCAGTTCCTGGCCACCCTGTACTTCCAGGAGGTGCGCGGCTGGAGCACGATGCAGACCGGCCTGGCCATGCTGGTGATCGGGATCGACGCGGTGCTCGCGCCCACGATGACGCCACGCCTGGTCAACCGCTTCGGAAACGCGCGGGTCCTGTTCGGCGGCATCGTGCTCGCGGCGGTCGCGTACGCGCTGTTTCTGCCCGTCGGCGTGGACTGGGCCTACACCGCCATGCTTCCGGCGTTGCTCCTGCTCGGTCTGGCTTTCGCGCTGGTGTACGGCCCGCTGACCATGGCCGCGACCGAGGGCGTCAAGGAGCAGGAGCACGGCCTGGCGGGCGGTCTGCTCTACACGGCCATGCAGTTCGGCATGGCGCTCGGGCTGTCGGCCGTCACCGCGGTCAGCGTCTCCGCCGGAACCGGCCTGGACGCGCTGCGGACCGCGCTGGTGGTCCCGCTGGCGGCGGCGCTGCTCGGCGTGGTCGTCCTGGCCTTCGGCCTGCGCGCCCCCGTCGCCTCCCCTGAACCGGCCCAAGAGTCCGCCCCCGCCACCGTCTGAGCAGCAGGGAGACAACGTTGACCGACCACGTGACGTCGTTCGCCGAGATCAAGGATCAGTTCGACACCTACATCGGCGACATCGTGTACGCGACCATGACCACGGTCGACCAGAAGGGACGACCCCGCGCACGAGTGCTGATCCCTGTCTGGGAGAGCGTCGACGACCGGCCGGTGGGCTGGCTCGCCACTTACAAGACACCGGTCAAGGCCGCCCACCTGGCGGGCAACCCGCACAGCACGTTCTCCTACTGGACGCCGCGGCAGAACGCGGTGAGCGTCGACACCGTCGCCACCTGGGCCGACGACCTGGAGACCAAGCGCCATGTGTGGGACCTCTACCGGCGTACGAGCCCGCAGGGGGCCGGCTACGACCTGGGCAACTTCTGGCGCGACCCGGGCGACCCGAAGCTGCACGTGCTACGGCTGGAGCCGTGGCGCGTGCAGGTGATCAGGGGCGGCGACCTGCACAGCAGAATCTGGTACGCGCCGGGAAAACGCTGAGCGGACGCCGGCCGGTGCGGCACCTGGGCGGATCCAGAAGGGGTCACGGGCCACCGAACGCCGCGAGCCGGTCGTACGCTTCAGGGAACCGGGTTGCCGCCAGGCGGTCAGCAGCGTGTCCGCGAAGTCCATATCAGGAACGAACCGGCACAAACTAGGATGCCCGAAACGCGAACAGCGCACCCACGGAGAACGTGGATGCGCTGGTCGCAGTGGTGCGCCGCCAGGGACTCGAACCCCGGACCCGCTGATTAAGAGTCAGCTGCTCTAACCAACTGAGCTAGCGGCGCTTGACCTCGACAACACTACCGGATCCGGGCCCGTGGTCCGTCCATGAGAGGACATATGCGGATAACTTCACGGCAAGGGCGCTGTGGCCGGTGCGTCACCGGCGTAGCGGGCCCCGATGCCGGACGGCCGCCACCGGCGACGGCTCCATGACCAGGAGAGGCGGGGCCGTACCGGACGGTCCGGGCCCGCCGGACGTCCCTTGACCGGTCACCCCCCGACGGGCACAGGTCGCGGTGCGAATCCCCTACGGATAGGCGCATCCCGTTTAGGCCCGCTGTCTCGGGTACGAGGGGTGAGCCCGGAGAATCAACCCAAAGGGAGATACGAATCATGTCGTCAGAGCTCTGGACCTATCGAACGGATGTCCACAACACCAACACGAGCCTCGACATCGCGGGCTACCACGTCGAAGCCACCGACGGAAAGATCGGTTCCGTCGACGAGGCGACCTACGACGTGGGTGAGAGCTACATCGTGGTCGACACCGGCCCCTGGATCTTCGGTAAGAAGGTCATGCTGCCGGCGAGCACGGTGACCCGGATCGACCCGCAGGAGCGCAAGGTCTACGTCGCGCGCACCAAGGACGAGATCAAGCACGCTCCGGAGTTCGACGAGGCCACCTTCAAGGAGCCCGCCTACCGCGACACCGTCGGCGACTACTACAACCGCTTCCCCCTCGGCGGCGGCCCTGGCGCCGCATACTGACCTCGCGCGGTGAGTAAGGAAGGGCCCCGCCTCGGCGGGGCCTTCTCCTTGTACGCGGTACTTGCATACGGTCCCGTACTCGTACGTGGTATTTACATACGGTCCCCGCACCGCGAACGTCGCGGGCCCGGACC from Streptosporangium sp. NBC_01756 includes the following:
- a CDS encoding ABC transporter substrate-binding protein, yielding MGGVEDARVELPEFTDAWYWNGSPENRAWADKFKQRTGARPTFAHAANYSAAMQYLQAVQRAGTDDAGAVVKTLENHAFGGDQLLERSMSQDAAQNGWSRFGKAKWGRPVVARWLLACTRYGTVRNVISW
- a CDS encoding PucR family transcriptional regulator, whose protein sequence is MLRAEDQVADTDQRILERAALVTALLLLFRRSVAEAEGRVRGELLDDLISRPIGDPEALAERARRVGVDLDAPHIVVVARHGGHRDRASFWASSQATLAHGLADGRGEETVLLLPGEAAGPLARKVAAELTISLGTTATVGASGPVRGPAGVAAAHREAQRCADALAALGRTGDGASAAELGFVGLLVGDGRDVGGFLGATLGPVLDYDTRRGTALVHTLRAYFGSGGSLSRTAESLHIHVNTVTQRLDRVGQLLGADWQDPDRALEIQLALRLNQLSHD
- a CDS encoding helix-turn-helix transcriptional regulator; translation: MLFHRVAELEVLRNAIGRLRSGTGGVVMVDGEPGIGKSSLLTAAAAAGHESGCTVLRGTAEQDIYPLPLRLLFDCLEITERSPDPRRAGIVKFVQERRPEVFLGDAAPAAVSEMLLTLVDELCVGSPTMMVLDDVQWADGASLDVCRRLAATAAHLPLLLVLSCRPVPHRSGPGRLLAALRGRDTISISLGPLDQNAVHDLVSEVAGAPPGPGLVELVAQAMGNPLYVRELVESLVRENMLTIGTCAELRQTSTSTVSKSLAAALDRRLSFVPAGGLEMLRMAALLGGEFAVTEVAVLLGRSTIDIAGDLQEAMAAGILVEAGNHMRFRHPLIRQALYDGMPTALRVALHRDAARALDGIGVEPQRLAQHLLAAGPTGDRWTRRWLVGAAPVLAVRAPQIAAELLRSELDHQVADARDVGTLSEALAQILLGMGEHEQAATRARQALAVLTEPGDRGRMHWLLARALFSGGHNDAAETALEQALRHADLPDPWRARLLASLAMFQRAGSGALDAADASAGKALEIGEATGDTFVTAYALTDLWINHSVRRHHLSALECVDRALETLSDTSDHADLRAYALHGRIFTLQNLDRWSDAEAALHSARRFLLDTARSDDTMSSVTAAVLMFWLGRWDDALAELNSVDRRDPAMTYGGLREHSPGSLWHGVAALIATRRDEHATARAHLRAGLRRPAVTVADRENTDFLRFAQAIIAEQDGDQHLALSHLADLLDRRPGEMTLIHQWSPAIVRLALAVDDRPAAAAALAACRAEAAAEQTPARAAAAADWCRGLYESDPEPLRSAVEHYRATGVPVDLAGALEDLAAVLAECDDPAGCRQAMDEAITLYGGFGAVRDIRRAQARLRRYGIRRGVQGSRPKRPAHGWDALTPTEHKVALLVASGRSTPEIAQSMFLTRRTAQTHISRILAKLGLRSRVAIARAAIDREPNAVT
- a CDS encoding glycosyl hydrolase family 18 protein, with amino-acid sequence MRGLLRTPIRLVARAMVVILGAGVGLVVATSPAWAEPPPLEIKQNASAANLRFQPALDYDGDGCYPSVAIGSNGELAQGLETTGALNGSCRDESDLENSNIYARSRCNSNGWCAHMYGLYFQKDQTTELGCSVCGHRHDWEHIVVWTKDNQVQYVGASAHGKYDIKPASEVVFENGTHAKIVYHKDGGFTHAFRFADAQQPLNNHWGIWHFPDLISWEGYPTTALRDKLTAHDFGSATLALKDSAFVGDLDKARPVDSSIECDTSIPPICREVKTPTFEFNTSVHTLPAGMPDPNEPLDLSAPTVPGNLRWTAVTSDSVSLAWDASTDNIGVLAYVIYRNGTRVGSVNGTTYADRARPPNTTYTYTVRAVDAADNSSAAGNAVTVTTDGLGETSAGVPVDNSPDDRAAKPSVSVPHTQCRPEGMAATRGVDAPYCKVYDAAGREWLGGRDKRVVGYFTGWRTGENDEPRYLVPNIPWSKVSHINYAFAKVENNRISVGDPADPKNPATGMTWPYTSGAAPDPTLAYKGHFNLLATHKKRHPQVKTLISVGGWADTRNFYAMATNADGSVNQAGINAFADSVVEFLDRYKAAFDGVDIDYEYPSALPKAGNPADWALADPRRKGLQKGYNALMKTLREKLDLAGASRGRYYLLTSAASASGYLVRGFDAGDALKYQDFINLMTYDLHGSWNHFVGPQAPLYDDGKDVELKSAQVYSTKEYDQTGYFNIDWAYHYYRGVLPPGRINIGIPYYTRGWQNVSGGTDGLWGTSALPDQGQCQPGTGPGAGAATPQPCGNGAVGIDNVWHDLGRIGSEVPSGSNPMWHAKNLQQGVTPGYLSAYTDPAAEVGKMKGSYAEKFDSTLKASWLWNADKKVFLSTENNASIDAKIDYVKQNKLGGVMIWELAGDYTQRGNGEFGMGYDITTRLDNGLRGSGGYQTARAGATPLPGNVVDVKAELVNYPTGPDPAFPTDDPFYPMRPTLRITNNTSVKLPYGTQIAFDIPTSAPPLLKDANYQEFGNNLVIAKGRSGANVGGLKADFHRVTVTIGYCEDVAPGASRDIVLRHYLPLTGPANVTVKIGANTYGSTQNDQKGATTVTPVAGGGIACQAEQWQPHPYNPHGTFAFEKDGTSWRIVDWVGGNVLDHPATWQVAHLYKNVPGNLNQVWTVDEDGGPGWYRIKSRGKCLQNDGILKQLSVHDCAGQPYQWWGLQRTDNGSRVTGAPVPGTGYHLVGFADTSYQVHSIVEGKNSGNVSGMAVVAGAPDGSTASTVIWNNFLWRANWWTTTTDEPGKSAAWTKLGPAAQTVSTRSGVDKLLSAPQATATTQAPVPSDAPTGPPEGLKLGPIKIINPETKPTLPTPKAP